A stretch of Tigriopus californicus strain San Diego chromosome 11, Tcal_SD_v2.1, whole genome shotgun sequence DNA encodes these proteins:
- the LOC131890821 gene encoding uncharacterized protein LOC131890821, with amino-acid sequence MIAQTALAFTNTFYTLMIVSAISEFSMGLLDTGCNVATLNLMKPLERGTYFTALYFAFGLGNVFGPALAESVLQNDPITPQVPSDGSLSPKELCFNDLQVLHSFVGGLVMTSVLAFTAFTIYDLARGSHADTFKAMPEIGSHLPRKGCHVGVVTFLMSILFCCVNGINFSFSNFLTVFVMRSLGMSKSRGSKATTIYFLASVFTKMATIIGVTYVSPIYLLCGSVLLLLTSAFIFFCTNGTTTLFVCVILVGISVSSIFSPGLLWLNQNMHISSKKTSIFLITSSIGAQAFKIPIAGSIELEPDILSYYVLSGSIVVSITFGFSFLMLKEYHIRRRALPDPRKRLHGISHV; translated from the exons AGAGTTTTCAATGGGACTCTTGGATACTG GTTGCAACGTGGCCACACTAAATCTAATGAAGCCTTTGGAACGTGGAACTTATTTTACAGCCCTCTACTTTGCATTTGGTCTGGGAAACGTATTTGGACCAGCCTTGGCCGAAAGTGTACTCCAAAATGATCCAATAACGCCTCAAGTCCCGAGTGATGGGTCTCTCTCGCCAAAAGAGTTGTGTTTTAATGATCTTCAAGTTTTGCACTCGTTCGTCGGCGGACTCGTTATGACCAGTGTTTTGGCCTTTACAGCCTTCACGATTTACGACCTTGCTCGAGGCTCTCACGCTGATACTTTCAAGGCCATGCCTGAAATTGGAAGCCATTTACCACGAAAAGGCTGCCATGTTGGTGTGGTCACTTTTCTCATGTCGATCCTCTTCTGTTGTGTGAACGGGATCAACTTTTCATTTAGCAATTTTCTAACAGTTTTTGTCATGCGATCCCTTGGAATGAGCAAATCTCGAGGATCGAAGGCTACCACGATTTATTTTTTAGCCTCAGTATTCACCAAAATGGCAACTATTATTGGAGTTACCTACGTTAGCCCGATCTATCTTTTATGTGGGAGTGTTCTACTATTGCTAACTAGCGCATTTATTTTCTTCTGTACTAATGGAACAACTACTCTCTTCGTTTGTGTCATACTAGTTGGGATCTCTGTGAGCTCTATTTTTTCGCCAGGATTGCTTTGgttgaatcaaaatatgcacattTCCAGCAAGAAGACTTCCATCTTTTTGATAACGTCAAGTATCGGAGCCCAGGCTTTTAAAATTCCAATTGCAGGCAGCATTGAGTTGGAACCTGATATTTTGTCTTATTACGTTCTGAGTGGTTCAATAGTGGTATCCATTACTTTTGGATTTTCATTTCTAATGCTCAAAGAATATCATATTCGCAGACGAGCTTTGCCGGATCCTCGTAAAAGGTTACATGGTATTTCCCATGTGTAG